One window from the genome of Glycine soja cultivar W05 chromosome 12, ASM419377v2, whole genome shotgun sequence encodes:
- the LOC114378180 gene encoding coumaroyl-CoA:anthocyanidin 3-O-glucoside-6''-O-coumaroyltransferase 2-like, producing the protein MVVLREHKLVGKIQVVPAVRTITTLPLTFLDLPLAGPIYVRRQFFYQFPHSTLHFSETTLPSLKTSLSKTLQHFFPLAGNLICPPPPHKPFIRCTDDDSVTLTIIESQADFKNLSSNHPKSLKDLDHLVPKLTCTYTHDDTFIFPLVALQATVFPNHGLCIAITYCHVMDDNCCSHFMKSWSSICRSGGVDLTLVEKSTPCFDREVLKDPKGLEAIFLRDYFEERSSWKVGKTSEISNENTEDYVKATIVFGREDIEGLRRWVLNQWKKSEEFNTPQYMSKFVVACAFVWASLDKTRCINDEEENVKEKYFGFTADCRDRLGYPIPETYFGNCLTLCYAMLKRNDLKGENGFVNAAKVIERAVADMKIEPLKDVEHWRESFMKMYVLESTLMVTGSPKFTVYETDFGFGRPTKVEMVHLFKCISLAESGDEEGGLEVGLVCRSTEFEDLFSVIEQGLKASKS; encoded by the coding sequence ATGGTGGTTCTTAGAGAACACAAGCTTGTTGGAAAAATTCAGGTTGTTCCAGCAGTGAGAACAATCACCACTCTTCCCCTCACATTCCTTGATTTGCCTTTGGCAGGTCCTATTTATGTGAGACGCCAATTCTTCTATCAGTTCCCCCATTCCACACTCCATTTCTCTGAAACCACCCTTCCTTCTCTCAAAACCTCTCTCTCTAAAACCCTTCAACACTTCTTCCCTCTCGCTGGAAACCTCATTTGTCCTCCACCACCCCACAAACCCTTCATTCGCTGCACCGATGATGACTCTGTCACCTTAACCATCATCGAGTCCCAAGCAGATTTCAAAAATCTATCATCAAACCACCCCAAAAGCCTCAAAGACTTGGATCACTTGGTTCCCAAGTTAACATGCACATATACACACGATGACACGTTCATTTTCCCTTTGGTGGCATTGCAAGCCACGGTTTTCCCCAACCATGGCCTTTGCATCGCAATCACGTATTGCCACGTGATGGATGATAACTGTTGCAGCCATTTCATGAAGTCTTGGTCTTCCATTTGTCGAAGTGGTGGAGTTGACTTGACTCTTGTGGAGAAGTCAACGCCTTGCTTTGATAGGGAAGTGTTGAAGGACCCCAAAGGACTCGAAGCTATCTTCTTAAGAGATTATTTTGAAGAGAGGTCAAGTTGGAAGGTTGGTAAAACTTCTGAGATTTCCAATGAAAATACTGAAGATTATGTCAAAGCAACGATTGTTTTTGGAAGAGAAGACATTGAGGGGCTAAGAAGATGGGTGCTGAATCAGTGGAAGAAGAGTGAGGAATTCAACACGCCACAATATATGTCAAAATTTGTGGTGGCATGTGCTTTTGTGTGGGCTAGTTTGGATAAAACAAGATGCAtaaatgatgaagaagaaaatgtgAAAGAGAAGTATTTTGGTTTCACTGCTGATTGCAGGGATCGCCTTGGGTATCCTATACCAGAAACATACTTTGGAAACTGCTTAACTCTATGTTATGCAATGCTTAAGAGAAATGACCTAAAGGGAGAGAATGGTTTTGTAAATGCGGCCAAGGTCATTGAAAGAGCTGTGGCTGATATGAAAATTGAACCCTTGAAAGATGTAGAACACTGGAGGGAGTCGTTTATGAAGATGTACGTGTTGGAAAGTACCTTGATGGTTACAGGGTCACCCAAGTTCACTGTTTATGAGACTGATTTTGGATTTGGAAGGCCTACCAAAGTGGAAATGGTACATCTCTTCAAGTGTATTTCTCTAGCTGAAAGTGGAGATGAGGAAGGAGGACTTGAGGTTGGTTTGGTGTGTAGAAGTACAGAGTTTGAAGATTTATTTTCTGTCATTGAACAAGGACTAAAAGCTTCAAAATCCTAA
- the LOC114379375 gene encoding coumaroyl-CoA:anthocyanidin 3-O-glucoside-6''-O-coumaroyltransferase 2-like, with the protein MAVPRAHKLVEKSEVAPATTRTTSSLPLSFLDLPLAGPIYVRRQFFYHFAHPTHHFCQTTLPTLKHSLSLTLSHFFPLAGNLLCPSPPHKPFIRNTNDDTVTLTVIESEADFKLLSSNHPKSLKELDHLVPELSFSFSTMHDDTFIFPIMALQATVFPNHGLCIAITYCHAIDGKCCSHFMKSWSSICRSGGVDFTLLEKSPPCFDREVLKDPRGLEAIFLRQYFEERTTWKGKLGGRKDDSDEDFVKATIVFGKDDTEGLKRWALTQWKKNNEFNSPQNLSKFVVTCAFVWASLVKTRCRNYDDEEEDVKEEYFRFAADCRDRLGYPIPETYFGNCLTLCYAILKRKDLKGESGFVNAAKVIEKSVSDMKIDPFKDAEHWRELFLKMFVLGSALLVTGSPKLTVYETDFGFGRPTKVEMVHPFNCMSLAESEDEEGGLEVGLVCRSTEFEDLNSVIQQGLKTSKS; encoded by the coding sequence ATGGCAGTGCCAAGAGCACACAAGCTTGTTGAGAAATCTGAGGTTGCTCCAGCAACAACGAGAACAACCTCGTCTCTTCCCCTCTCATTCCTTGACTTGCCTCTAGCAGGTCCTATTTATGTGAGACGCCAATTCTTCTATCACTTTGCACACCCCACACACCATTTCTGTCAAACCACACTCCCCACTCTCAAACACTcactctctctcactctctctcacTTTTTTCCTCTCGCTGGCAACCTCCTCTGTCCTTCACCACCCCACAAACCCTTCATTCGCAACACCAATGATGACACTGTCACCTTAACAGTCATTGAATCCGAAGCTGATTTCAAGCTCCTCTCATCCAACCACCCCAAGAGTCTcaaagaattagatcacttGGTTCCAGAGTTGAGTTTCTCATTCTCAACCATGCATGATGACACGTTCATTTTCCCTATAATGGCATTGCAAGCCACGGTTTTCCCAAACCATGGCCTTTGCATCGCCATCACGTACTGTCATGCGATTGATGGTAAATGTTGCAGTCATTTCATGAAGTCTTGGTCTTCCATTTGTCGAAGTGGTGGAGTTGACTTTACTCTTTTGGAAAAGTCACCACCTTGCTTTGATAGGGAAGTGTTGAAGGACCCCAGAGGACTCGAGGCCATTTTCTTAAGACAGTATTTTGAAGAGAGAACAACTTGGAAGGGCAAACTCGGTGGAAGAAAAGATGATAGCGATGAAGACTTTGTTAAGGCAACTATTGTTTTTGGAAAAGATGATACTGAGGGCTTAAAAAGATGGGCACTGACTCAGTGGAAGAAAAACAACGAGTTCAACTCGCCCCAAAATCTGTCAAAGTTTGTGGTGACGTGTGCTTTTGTGTGGGCTAGTTTGGTTAAAACAAGATGCAGAAActatgatgatgaagaagaagatgtcAAAGAGGAGTACTTTCGTTTCGCTGCTGATTGCAGAGATCGCCTTGGGTACCCTATACCAGAAACTTACTTTGGAAACTGCTTAACGCTATGTTATGCAATACTTAAGAGAAAAGACCTCAAGGGAGAAAGTGGTTTTGTGAATGCGGCCAAGGTAATTGAAAAGTCAGTGAGTGATATGAAAATTGATCCTTTTAAAGATGCGGAACATTGGAGGGAGTTGTTTTTGAAGATGTTTGTGTTGGGAAGTGCACTGCTGGTTACAGGGTCACCCAAGCTCACTGTTTATGAGACTGATTTTGGATTTGGAAGGCCTACCAAAGTGGAAATGGTACATCCCTTCAATTGTATGTCTCTGGCTGAAAGTGAAGATGAGGAAGGAGGACTCGAGGTTGGCTTGGTGTGTAGAAGTACAGAGTTTGAAGATTTAAATTCTGTCATTCAACAAGGACTTAAAACTTCAAAATCCTAA
- the LOC114379255 gene encoding coumaroyl-CoA:anthocyanidin 3-O-glucoside-6''-O-coumaroyltransferase 2-like isoform X1, giving the protein MAQEMKEPAVNIIEQSQVAPPQDSLHSTILPLTFLDIPWFLTRHARRIFFYEFPFPTTHFLETALPTLKHSLSLTLQHFFPFASNLILPPRLHVPYIRYLNGDSVSFTVSEFSPANFTLLTSNSPQDVNDWQPLAPAFPSPRTTHDGTCEFPLMAIQVTVIPNSGFSICVIFNHVAGDGRTLHHFMKFWASVCKAKGDLNFPGSVPLPLYDRDIVKDPKGLMHVYVQEMRNSALQNKHFGGFLRGVYADKVRAAFMFSREQAEKLKKWVSLKCNSSGTLHISTFVVTCSLIWVCMLKSEQKEEEGNNYVTKGYFDEPCNIGFSADCHNHPQFSLPSNYFGNCLIPLLTTLKRGELVGQNGIVAAANAIERKIRDFKSDALRWAETTMSDIRGLGKCGQSLVVIVGSPKLTAYNTDFGWGKPIKSEVVNLDSVRTVSLTDCRDQEGGIQVGIVLERIQMNNFTNILEEHLSHIAVLD; this is encoded by the coding sequence ATGGCTCAAGAAATGAAAGAGCCTGCAGTGAACATCATAGAGCAATCTCAAGTTGCTCCCCCACAAGATTCCCTTCATTCAACCATTCTCCCCCTCACTTTTCTGGACATTCCATGGTTCCTAACCCGCCACGCCAGACGCATCTTCTTCTATGAGTTTCCCTTTCCTACCACCCACTTCCTCGAAACAGCACTTCCCACCCTGAAACACTCTCTTTCCCTCACTCTCCAACATTTCTTCCCCTTTGCCTCTAATCTCATCCTCCCTCCACGTCTCCATGTCCCTTACATCCGTTACCTTAACGGCGACTCTGTCTCGTTCACTGTCTCAGAGTTCAGTCCTGCAAACTTCACGCTTCTCACGTCAAATTCCCCTCAAGATGTCAATGACTGGCAACCCCTTGCTCCGGCATTTCCCTCGCCACGCACTACACACGACGGCACGTGCGAGTTCCCCCTCATGGCCATTCAGGTAACGGTGATACCTAACTCTGGATTCAGCATATGTGTTATCTTCAACCACGTTGCAGGAGATGGGAGAACCCTTCATCATTTCATGAAGTTTTGGGCCTCAGTTTGCAAGGCCAAAGGGGATTTGAATTTCCCTGGCTCTGTGCCTCTACCCTTATATGATAGGGACATAGTGAAAGACCCCAAAGGGCTCATGCACGTTTACGTGCAAGAGATGAGAAATTCAGCGTTGCAAAATAAGCATTTCGGAGGGTTTTTACGTGGTGTTTACGCTGACAAGGTACGTGCCGCTTTTATGTTTAGTAGAGAACAAGCTGAGAAACTAAAGAAATGGGTCTCTCTTAAATGTAACAGTTCAGGGACTTTACATATATCAACCTTTGTAGTGACATGTTCTTTGATATGGGTGTGTATGCTCAAATCAGAACAAAAGGAAGAGGAAGGTAATAACTATGTTACAAAAGGTTACTTTGATGAACCATGCAACATTGGATTTTCCGCAGACTGTCATAACCATCCTCAGTTTTCATTACCTTCAAACTACTTTGGGAACTGTTTGATCCCTCTCCTCACAACCCTAAAGAGGGGTGAGTTGGTGGGACAAAATGGGATTGTTGCAGCTGCAAATGCCATTGAAAGGAAGATTAGAGATTTCAAGAGTGATGCTTTGAGATGGGCTGAAACAACGATGTCAGATATTAGAGGCTTAGGGAAATGTGGTCAATCTCTTGTGGTGATTGTTGGCTCGCCGAAACTTACTGCGTACAACACTGACTTTGGATGGGGGAAGCCCATAAAGTCAGAAGTGGTGAATCTTGATTCTGTGCGAACAGTTTCTCTCACTGATTGTAGAGACCAAGAAGGTGGAATTCAGGTTGGAATAGTACTCGAGAGGATTCAAATGAACAATTTCACTAACATCTTGGAAGAACACCTTAGTCATATTGCAGTTCTTGACTAA
- the LOC114379255 gene encoding coumaroyl-CoA:anthocyanidin 3-O-glucoside-6''-O-coumaroyltransferase 2-like isoform X2: MAQEMKEPAVNIIEQSQVAPPQDSLHSTILPLTFLDIPWFLTRHARRIFFYEFPFPTTHFLETALPTLKHSLSLTLQHFFPFASNLILPPRLHVPYIRYLNGDSVSFTVSEFSPANFTLLTSNSPQDVNDWQPLAPAFPSPRTTHDGTCEFPLMAIQVTVIPNSGFSICVIFNHVAGDGRTLHHFMKFWASVCKAKGDLNFPGSVPLPLYDRDIVKDPKGLMHVYVQEMRNSALQNKHFGGFLRGVYADKFRDFTYINLCSDMFFDMGVYAQIRTKGRGR, from the exons ATGGCTCAAGAAATGAAAGAGCCTGCAGTGAACATCATAGAGCAATCTCAAGTTGCTCCCCCACAAGATTCCCTTCATTCAACCATTCTCCCCCTCACTTTTCTGGACATTCCATGGTTCCTAACCCGCCACGCCAGACGCATCTTCTTCTATGAGTTTCCCTTTCCTACCACCCACTTCCTCGAAACAGCACTTCCCACCCTGAAACACTCTCTTTCCCTCACTCTCCAACATTTCTTCCCCTTTGCCTCTAATCTCATCCTCCCTCCACGTCTCCATGTCCCTTACATCCGTTACCTTAACGGCGACTCTGTCTCGTTCACTGTCTCAGAGTTCAGTCCTGCAAACTTCACGCTTCTCACGTCAAATTCCCCTCAAGATGTCAATGACTGGCAACCCCTTGCTCCGGCATTTCCCTCGCCACGCACTACACACGACGGCACGTGCGAGTTCCCCCTCATGGCCATTCAGGTAACGGTGATACCTAACTCTGGATTCAGCATATGTGTTATCTTCAACCACGTTGCAGGAGATGGGAGAACCCTTCATCATTTCATGAAGTTTTGGGCCTCAGTTTGCAAGGCCAAAGGGGATTTGAATTTCCCTGGCTCTGTGCCTCTACCCTTATATGATAGGGACATAGTGAAAGACCCCAAAGGGCTCATGCACGTTTACGTGCAAGAGATGAGAAATTCAGCGTTGCAAAATAAGCATTTCGGAGGGTTTTTACGTGGTGTTTACGCTGACAAG TTCAGGGACTTTACATATATCAACCTTTGTAGTGACATGTTCTTTGATATGGGTGTGTATGCTCAAATCAGAACAAAAGGAAGAGGAAGGTAA
- the LOC114379449 gene encoding malonyl-coenzyme A:anthocyanin 3-O-glucoside-6''-O-malonyltransferase-like, with translation MEEARAQKLVEKSEVSPATSTTTSLPLTFLDLSLAGPVYVRRQFFYHFPHHTEIFYETTLPSLKHTLSLTLQHFFPLAGNLLCPPPPHKPFIRCTDDDTVTLTIIESKADFNHLSSNHPKNLKDLGHLVPKLTCTTMHEEDTFIFPIVALQVTVFPNNGLCIAITYCHVMDDRCCGHFMKSWSSICRSGGVDLTLVEKSPPCFDRKILKDPKGSLEAIFLRDYFQERSTWKDKLIGQTPKHVCDDEDFLKATIAFGRDDIESLKRYVLNHWKKNAELKAPQYLSKFVVTCAFVWVSLVKAKYRDDDEGEEMKEEYFRFAADCRDRLDYPIPETYFGNCLTRCYAVLKRKELKGEGGFVNAVKAIARAITDMKTEPLRGAENWRALFRKMFVLGSTVLVTGSPKFSVYETDFGFGRPTKVEMVHSPKCMSVAESGDKEGGLELGLVFRSGEFEYFISVIEQGFVALKS, from the coding sequence atggaagaagcTAGAGCACAAAAGCTTGTTGAGAAATCTGAGGTTTCACCAGCTACAAGCACCACAACTTCTCTTCCCCTCACATTCCTTGACTTGTCTTTGGCAGGTCCTGTTTATGTGAGACGCCAATTCTTCTATCACTTTCCCCACCACACAGAAATTTTCTATGAAACTACACTCCCTTCTCTCAAACACACTCTCTCCCTTACCCTTCAACATTTCTTCCCTCTTGCTGGAAATCTCCTTTGTCCACCACCACCTCACAAACCCTTCATTCGCTGCACCGATGATGACACTGTCACCTTAACCATCATCGAGTCCAAAGCGGATTTCAACCATCTCTCTTCCAACCACCCCAAAAATCTCAAAGATTTAGGTCACTTGGTTCCAAAGTTGACATGCACAACCATGCATGAAGAAGACACGTTCATTTTCCCAATTGTGGCCTTGCAAGTCACGGTTTTTCCCAACAATGGCCTTTGCATAGCTATCACTTATTGCCACGTGATGGATGATAGGTGTTGCGGTCATTTCATGAAGTCTTGGTCTTCCATTTGTCGAAGCGGTGGAGTTGACTTGACCCTTGTGGAGAAGTCACCACCTTGCTTTGATAGGAAAATATTGAAGGACCCCAAAGGATCACTCGAGGCTATTTTCTTGAGAGATTACTTTCAAGAGAGGTCAACTTGGAAGGACAAACTCATTGGTCAAACTCCTAAACACGTGTGTGATGATGAGGACTTTCTTAAGGCAACTATTGCTTTTGGAAGAGATGATATTGAGAGCCTCAAAAGATATGTGCTGAatcattggaaaaaaaatgctgAACTCAAAGCGCCACAATATCTATCAAAATTTGTGGTAACGTGTGCTTTCGTGTGGGTTAGCTTGGTTAAAGCAAAATATAGAGATGATGATGAAGGGGAAGAGATGAAAGAGGAGTACTTTCGTTTTGCAGCAGATTGTAGAGATCGCTTGGATTACCCTATACCAGAAACGTACTTCGGAAATTGCTTAACGAGATGTTATGCAGTGCTCAAGCGGAAGGAGCTAAAGGGAGAAGGTGGTTTTGTGAACGCAGTGAAGGCCATTGCAAGAGCAATAACTGATATGAAAACTGAACCTCTTAGAGGTGCTGAAAACTGGAGGGCATTATTTAGGAAGATGTTTGTATTGGGAAGTACTGTGCTAGTTACAGGGTCACCTAAGTTCAGTGTTTATGAGACTGACTTTGGATTTGGAAGACCTACCAAAGTGGAGATGGTACATTCCCCTAAGTGTATGTCTGTTGCCGAAAGTGgagacaaagaaggaggattAGAGCTTGGCTTGGTATTTAGAAGTGGGGAATTTGAGTATTTCATTTCTGTCATTGAGCAAGGATTTGTAGCATTAAAATCCTAA
- the LOC114380191 gene encoding coumaroyl-CoA:anthocyanidin 3-O-glucoside-6''-O-coumaroyltransferase 1-like, translating into MAHQISQEPLKILEQCRVTPKPGSVPSTTLPLTFFDVPFFFSPPFKRIFFYEFPHPTLYFLQTTLPILKHSLSLTLQHFFPFSSNLIVPPQQPHLSHIRYLDGDSLSFTVAESTADFTLLTSHSPQDAQNWHPLVPTLPSPLVEQDGTRVFPLMAIQVTVFPNSGFTMCLTFHHIATDGKSLHHFIKFWASLCKAKGNLASSLETSLSLPSHERDIVKDPKGLKLNYFQELEHHESRSVEFAGLVGDVFTNTVRYTALLTHEQVEKLKKWVSIKCASYTDGTVHISTYMVLCSLFWVCMIRSEESKSNSVAQNNDEDEVCYLLIPADCRHRPEFSLPSTYFGNCLATCFVAMKKSELVGENGIVGVANAIERLIRDLKNDPLRTVETAMPEFKQFGKSTLIVSGTPKFSVYQTDFGWGKPKKSFAAYIESSGWICLSDCRDEKGGIEVALTHERIRMNRFITIFEEQLHNINKF; encoded by the coding sequence ATGGCTCATCAGATTAGTCAGGAGCCACTGAAGATCTTAGAGCAATGTAGAGTTACTCCAAAACCAGGCTCAGTTCCCTCTACCACTCTTCCCCTTACCTTCTTTGACGTTCCATTTTTCTTCAGCCCACCCTTCAAACGCATCTTCTTCTACGAGTTTCCTCATCCCACTCTCTACTTTCTCCAAACAACACTTCCCATTCTGAAACACTCTCTTTCCCTCACTCTCCAACACTTCTTCCCCTTCTCCTCCAACCTCATCGTTCCTCCACAACAACCCCATCTCTCTCACATCCGTTACCTTGATGGAGACTCTCTCTCCTTCACCGTTGCTGAGTCCACTGCAGACTTCACTCTCCTCACATCTCATTCACCccaagatgctcaaaattggcACCCTCTTGTTCCTACCTTGCCTTCCCCACTTGTGGAGCAAGATGGCACACGTGTGTTCCCTCTCATGGCCATTCAGGTCACCGTTTTCCCAAACTCAGGCTTCACCATGTGTCTTACGTTCCACCACATTGCTACCGATGGCAAATCACTTCATCATTTCATCAAGTTTTGGGCCTCTCTTTGCAAAGCAAAAGGGAACTTGGCTTCTTCCCTTGAAACTTCTCTGTCTCTTCCTTCACACGAGAGGGACATAGTTAAAGACCCAAAGGGCCTTAAGCTCAATTACTTTCAAGAACTTGAACATCACGAGTCAAGAAGCGTGGAGTTTGCGGGGCTCGTTGGAGATGTTTTCACTAACACCGTTCGCTACACTGCTCTATTGACTCATGAACAAGTTGAGAAACTGAAGAAGTGGGTCTCTATTAAATGTGCCAGCTACACTGATGGCACAGTGCACATATCAACCTATATGGTGCTATGTTCCTTGTTCTGGGTTTGCATGATTAGATCAGAGGAGAGCAAAAGCAATAGTGTTGCACAAAACAACGATGAGGATGAAGTGTGCTACTTGCTAATTCCAGCAGATTGTCGTCATCGTCCTGAATTTTCATTACCTTCAACGTACTTTGGGAATTGTTTAGCCACTTGCTTTGTGGCAATGAAGAAGAGTGAGCTAGTGGGAGAAAATGGGATCGTTGGAGTGGCAAATGCAATTGAAAGACTAATTAGAGATTTGAAGAATGACCCTTTGAGAACGGTTGAAACGGCGATGCCAGAATTTAAACAATTTGGTAAATCTACCTTAATAGTTTCGGGGACACCAAAGTTTTCTGTGTACCAGACTGATTTTGGATGGGGCAAGCCTAAGAAATCTTTTGCAGCTTATATTGAATCTTCGGGATGGATTTGTCTTTCTGATTGTAGAGACGAAAAAGGAGGAATAGAGGTTGCATTGACACATGAAAGGATTCGGATGAATAGGTTCATCACTATCTTTGAAGAGCAACtccataatattaataaattctgA